A section of the Pochonia chlamydosporia 170 chromosome Unknown PCv3seq00025, whole genome shotgun sequence genome encodes:
- a CDS encoding sucrase/ferredoxin-like domain-containing protein: MEGVLLSVDAPIGGGVGIYFINYVGENKYSANVMIYRRPNAFGEDEIDEMAETNGETEKNGTSNSTNDHAKSDVRAAQGIWLARVRREDCENLIKYTVLKGKQIKPESQLRGGFDRMEGLTAGHERTMTG; this comes from the exons ATGGAAGGCGTCCTATTGAGCGTTGATGCACCCATAGGAG GTGGCGTTGGCATCTACTTCATCAATTATGTCGGCGAGAACAAGTACTCTGCCAATGTCATGATCTACCGAAGACCGAATGcctttggagaagacgaaatCGATGAGATGGCAGAGACGAATGGGGAGACTGAGAAGAATGGTAcgtccaacagcaccaatgaTCACGCCAAGTCAGATGTCCGTGCTGCGCAAGGTATCTGGCTAGCGAGAGTACGGCGGGAAGATTGTGAGAACCTGATCAAGTATACCGTACTCAAGGGCAAGCAGATCAAGCCGGAGAGCCAACTACGAGGTGGTTTTGACAGAATGGAGGGATTAACAGCTGGTCATGAGCGAACCATGACTGGATGA
- a CDS encoding reverse transcriptase (similar to Metarhizium robertsii ARSEF 23 XP_007817092.1): MGPRKWACKHCILINRPSIASFASSSLQNAANHLWREHKIPAPAREKRSTAQLKSEGAPESKQPTIASALKLNVDKPREQTIANCIISRFDKQHFQRMLVELIVSSNQSFSFVENPVLREIFDYLSPSVSIQCANLSGSAIRYKIIQEYNRHKQRVIEVLRSSTGLLHISFDGWTSRNKLALYGIACFFRDEKDRPCKIIIGVPEAHRHFGSTIGGEVLDVLHALGVSREKIGYFTLDNAENNDTAMEVIGAELGFNGRLRRGRCMGHTINLSAKALLFGRNTDAFEQQLSGAEALSDAEYARWRRKGPVGKLHNIVVDVRVTHRLIYLFKEVQREEIDRATTLKLRSKKPLKLIIDNDTRWLSQLYMIRRALRLKTSIKLLLVRYKAQWEDENRSRKTGQVTQAKLAKKPRILRDENQLTDKDWEVLYHLEAILTVFETVVKTLEGDGHIRKRRQGWTGSYGNVWDVVLGYELLLNTLEEYKELAAGFPDAEYLRIGINLAWDKLDEYYQRLDETPIYYTAMALHPAYRWDWFDETWSHKPSWVKKAKEMVADVWLSDYAHLEVRTTSSRSDEEPPAKRSRFFNAFEKNSRLPSSTPAYVTTIMGDEYQAWQTDREVGDSNVRDPIRYWITKKGRYPRLSRMALDFLTIQPMSAECERLFSAAGKMVSALRTDLDAEIIGICQVLRSWYRAGLIKDLDPLLHSHVETQLDGVYATLSDNELALAESKWLLDGEDSVSEGGDLVLQQTGEELITKYESEAE; this comes from the exons ATGGGACCCCGGAAATGGGCTTGCAAGCACTGCATCCTCATAAATCGGCCCAGTATCGCCAGTTTTGCGTCGTCAAGCCTTCAGAACGCGGCAAATCACCTGTGGCGTGAGCACAAaataccagcaccagcacgcGAGAAAAGGAGCACGGCACAGCTGAAATCAGAAGGCGCACCGGAATCGAAGCAGCCGACTATTGCCTCTGCTTTGAAACTGAACGTTGACAAGCCTAGGGAACAGACTATCGCGAATTGCATCATCTCACGGTTTGATAAACAGCACTTCCAGCGAATGCTAGTGGAATTAATCGTGAGTAGCAatcaatccttctccttcgtGGAGAACCCCGTCCTCCGAGAAATCTTCGACTATTTGAGTCCATCCGTTTCGATCCAATGCGCCAACCTGAGCGGCAGTGCTATTCGATATAAGATTATTCAAGAATATAACCGCCACAAGCAGAGGGTTATAGAAGTGCTGAGGAGCTCCACTGGACTGCTCCATatatcatttgatggctggacgtCTCGAAATAAGCTTGCCCTGTATGGGATTGCCTGCTTTTTtagagatgagaaggaccgGCCCTGCAAAATCATAATTGGGGTTCCAGAGGCTCATCGCCACTTCGGCTCAACGATCGGCGGGGAGGTTCTCGATGTCCTGCATGCTCTTGGTGTGAGTCGAGAGAAGATTGGCTATTTCACCCTTGACAACGCTGAAAATAACGATACGGCGATGGAGGTTATCGGGGCTGAGCTTGGGTTCAACGGCCGGCTGCGCCGTGGACGTTGCATGGgccacaccatcaacttgtcagccaaggcaCTGTTATTTGGGAGAAATACGGACGCGTTCGAGCAGCAATTATCAGGCGCAGAAGCGTTATCTGATGCTGAATACGCTCGATGGCGCCGAAAAGGGCCTGTTGGGAAGTTACATAATATCGTTGTGGATGTGCGCGTTACCCATCGGCTGATATACTTATTCAAAGAGGTTCAGAGG GAAGAAATTGATCGCGCCACCACCCTGAAACTTCGGTCGAAGAAACCGCTCAAGCTAATCATCGATAACGACACGCGCTGGCTGTCACAGCTCTACATGATCCGCAGGGCTCTGCGGTTAAAAACGTCCATCAAACTACTGCTGGTCAGGTACAAGGCacagtgggaagacgaaaatcGGTCTAGGAAGACTGGGCAGGTgacgcaagccaagttggcaaaaaaGCCACGCATCCTCCGTGACGAGAATCAGCTCACGGACAAAGACTGGGAGGTCCTCTACCATTTGGAGGCTATTCTGACCGTCTTCGAAACCgtggtgaagacgctggAGGGCGATGGGCACATCCGTAAGCGCAGACAGGGCTGGACCGGTTCCTACGGCAATGTCTGGGACGTGGTGCTGGGGtacgagctgcttcttaaCACACTGGAAGAGTAtaaagagcttgctgctggttttcCTGATGCAGAGTACTTGCGCATCGGAATCAACCTTGCTTGGGATAAGCTGGATGAGTATTACCAACGGCTGGATGAGACGCCGATATACTATACAGCCATGGCGCTCCATCCAGCCTATCGCTGGGactggtttgatgagacgtGGTCACATAAGCCTAGTTGGGTaaaaaaggcaaaagagaTGGTTGCCGATGTCTGGTTATCCGATTACGCCCACCTTGAAGTTAGGactaccagcagcaggagtgacgaggagccaCCAGCTAAACGGTCTCGGTTTTTCAACGCGTTCGAGAAGAACAGTcgtctgccaagctcaacaccagcctaCGTAACAACTATAATGGGCGACGAGTACCAGGCGTGGCAGACGGATCGTGAGGTAGGTGACAGCAATGTTCGCGATCCAATCCGTTACTGGATCACGAAAAAAGGCAGATATCCCAGGTTATCCAGGATGGCCTTGGACTTCCTGAcgattcagccaatgtcagccGAATGTGAAAGGTtattttcagcagctggcaagATGGTCTCGGCATTGCGTACAGACCTCGATGCTGAGATTATTGGAATCTGTCAGGTTTTACGTTCTTGGTATCGTGCAGGCCTCATCAAGGACCTAGATCCATTGCTTCACTCGCATGTTGAGACTcaactggatggagtctACGCGACTCTGAGCGACAATGAACTGGCACTTGCCGAGTCAAAGTGGCTattggacggcgaggacagcGTCAGCGAGGGGGGTGATTTAGTACTGCAGCAGACGGGGGAAGAGTTAATAACGAAATATGAAAGTGAGGCCGAATAG